A genomic region of Zalophus californianus isolate mZalCal1 chromosome 11, mZalCal1.pri.v2, whole genome shotgun sequence contains the following coding sequences:
- the CELF1 gene encoding CUGBP Elav-like family member 1 isoform X1: MAAFKLDFLPEMMVDHCSLNSSPVSKKMNGTLDHPDQPDLDAIKMFVGQVPRTWSEKDLRELFEQYGAVYEINVLRDRSQNPPQSKGCCFVTFYTRKAALEAQNALHNMKVLPGMHHPIQMKPADSEKNNAVEDRKLFIGMISKKCTENDIRVMFSSFGQIEECRILRGPDGLSRGCAFVTFTTRAMAQTAIKAMHQAQTMEGCSSPMVVKFADTQKDKEQKRMAQQLQQQMQQISAASVWGNLAGLNTLGPQYLALYLQLLQQTASSGNLSTLSGLHPMGGLNAMQLQNLAALAAAASAAQNTPSGTNALTTSSSPLSVLTSSGSSPSSSSSSSVNPIASLGALQTLAGATAGLNVSSLAGMAALNGGLGSSGLSNGTGSTMEALTQAYSGIQQYAAAALPTLYNQNLLTQQSIGAAGSQKEGPEGANLFIYHLPQEFGDQDLLQMFMPFGNVVSAKVFIDKQTNLSKCFGFVSYDNPVSAQAAIQSMNGFQIGMKRLKVQLKRSKNDSKPY; encoded by the exons ATGGCTGCGTTTAAGTTGGATTTCCTTCCAGAAATGATGGTGGATCATTGCTCTTTGAATTCCAGTCCTGT CTCAAAGAAAATGAACGGCACGCTGGACCACCCAGACCAACCAGATCTTGATGCTATCAAGATGTTTGTGGGCCAGGTTCCGAGGACCTGGTCTGAGAAGGACTTGAGGGAACTCTTTGAACAGTATGGTGCTGTCTATGAAATCAATGTCCTAAGGGATAGGAGCCAAAACCCCCCTCAGAGCAAAG gGTGCTGTTTTGTTACATTTTACACTCGCAAAGCTGCATTAGAAGCGCAGAATGCTCTTCACAACATGAAGGTCCTCCCAGGG ATGCATCATCCTATACAGATGAAGCCTGCCGACAGTGAGAAGAACAATG CAGTGGAAGACAGGAAGCTGTTTATTGGTATGATTTCCAAGAAGTGCACTGAAAATGACATCCGAGTCATGTTCTCTTCATTTGGACAGATTGAAGAATGCCGGATATTACGGGGACCTGATGGCCTGAGCCGAG GTTGTGCATTTGTGACTTTTACAACAAGAGCCATGGCACAGACGGCTATCAAGGCAATGCACCAAGCACAGACCATGGAG GGTTGCTCATCTCCCATGGTGGTAAAATTTGCTGATACGCAGAAGgacaaagaacagaagagaatGGCCCAGCAGCTCCAGCAGCAGATGCAGCAAATCAGCGCAGCATCTGTGTGGGGAAACCTTGCTGGTCTAAATACTCTTGGACCCCAGTATTTAGCA CTTTATTTGCAGCTCCTTCAGCAGACTGCCTCCTCTGGGAACCTCAGCACCCTGAGCGGCCTCCACCCGATGGGAG GGTTAAATGCAATGCAGTTACAGAATTTGGCTGCTCTTGCCGCTGCAGCTAGTGCAGCTCAGAACACACCAAGTGGTACCAATGCTCTCACTACATCCAGCAGTCCCCTCAGCGTACTCACCAGTTCAG GGTCCTCACCGAGCTCTAGCAGCAGCAGCTCTGTCAACCCCATCGCCTCCCTGGGAGCCCTGCAGACATTAGCTGGAGCGACAGCGGGTCTCAATGTCAGCTCTTTGGCAG GGATGGCTGCTTTAAATGGTGGCCTAGGGAGCAGTGGCCTTTCCAATGGCACTGGGAGCACCATGGAGGCCCTCACACAGGCCTACTCGGGAATCCAGCAATATGCTGCTGCAGCGCTCCCCACTCTGTACAACCAGAACCTGTTGACACAGCAGAGTATTGGTGCTGCTGGAAGCCAGAAGGAAG GTCCAGAGGGAGCCAACCTGTTCATCTACCACCTGCCCCAGGAGTTTGGAGATCAGGACCTGCTGCAGATGTTTATGCCCTTTGGGAATGTCGTGTCTGCCAAGGTTTTCATAGACAAGCAGACAAACCTGAGCAAGTGTTTTG GTTTTGTAAGTTACGACAATCCTGTTTCGGCTCAAGCTGCCATCCAGTCCATGAACGGCTTTCAGATTGGCATGAAGCGGCTTAAAGTGCAGCTCAAACGTTCGAAGAATGACAGCAAGCCCTACTGA
- the CELF1 gene encoding CUGBP Elav-like family member 1 isoform X3 — protein MNGTLDHPDQPDLDAIKMFVGQVPRTWSEKDLRELFEQYGAVYEINVLRDRSQNPPQSKGCCFVTFYTRKAALEAQNALHNMKVLPGMHHPIQMKPADSEKNNAVEDRKLFIGMISKKCTENDIRVMFSSFGQIEECRILRGPDGLSRGCAFVTFTTRAMAQTAIKAMHQAQTMEGCSSPMVVKFADTQKDKEQKRMAQQLQQQMQQISAASVWGNLAGLNTLGPQYLALYLQLLQQTASSGNLSTLSGLHPMGGLNAMQLQNLAALAAAASAAQNTPSGTNALTTSSSPLSVLTSSGSSPSSSSSSSVNPIASLGALQTLAGATAGLNVSSLAGMAALNGGLGSSGLSNGTGSTMEALTQAYSGIQQYAAAALPTLYNQNLLTQQSIGAAGSQKEGPEGANLFIYHLPQEFGDQDLLQMFMPFGNVVSAKVFIDKQTNLSKCFGFVSYDNPVSAQAAIQSMNGFQIGMKRLKVQLKRSKNDSKPY, from the exons ATGAACGGCACGCTGGACCACCCAGACCAACCAGATCTTGATGCTATCAAGATGTTTGTGGGCCAGGTTCCGAGGACCTGGTCTGAGAAGGACTTGAGGGAACTCTTTGAACAGTATGGTGCTGTCTATGAAATCAATGTCCTAAGGGATAGGAGCCAAAACCCCCCTCAGAGCAAAG gGTGCTGTTTTGTTACATTTTACACTCGCAAAGCTGCATTAGAAGCGCAGAATGCTCTTCACAACATGAAGGTCCTCCCAGGG ATGCATCATCCTATACAGATGAAGCCTGCCGACAGTGAGAAGAACAATG CAGTGGAAGACAGGAAGCTGTTTATTGGTATGATTTCCAAGAAGTGCACTGAAAATGACATCCGAGTCATGTTCTCTTCATTTGGACAGATTGAAGAATGCCGGATATTACGGGGACCTGATGGCCTGAGCCGAG GTTGTGCATTTGTGACTTTTACAACAAGAGCCATGGCACAGACGGCTATCAAGGCAATGCACCAAGCACAGACCATGGAG GGTTGCTCATCTCCCATGGTGGTAAAATTTGCTGATACGCAGAAGgacaaagaacagaagagaatGGCCCAGCAGCTCCAGCAGCAGATGCAGCAAATCAGCGCAGCATCTGTGTGGGGAAACCTTGCTGGTCTAAATACTCTTGGACCCCAGTATTTAGCA CTTTATTTGCAGCTCCTTCAGCAGACTGCCTCCTCTGGGAACCTCAGCACCCTGAGCGGCCTCCACCCGATGGGAG GGTTAAATGCAATGCAGTTACAGAATTTGGCTGCTCTTGCCGCTGCAGCTAGTGCAGCTCAGAACACACCAAGTGGTACCAATGCTCTCACTACATCCAGCAGTCCCCTCAGCGTACTCACCAGTTCAG GGTCCTCACCGAGCTCTAGCAGCAGCAGCTCTGTCAACCCCATCGCCTCCCTGGGAGCCCTGCAGACATTAGCTGGAGCGACAGCGGGTCTCAATGTCAGCTCTTTGGCAG GGATGGCTGCTTTAAATGGTGGCCTAGGGAGCAGTGGCCTTTCCAATGGCACTGGGAGCACCATGGAGGCCCTCACACAGGCCTACTCGGGAATCCAGCAATATGCTGCTGCAGCGCTCCCCACTCTGTACAACCAGAACCTGTTGACACAGCAGAGTATTGGTGCTGCTGGAAGCCAGAAGGAAG GTCCAGAGGGAGCCAACCTGTTCATCTACCACCTGCCCCAGGAGTTTGGAGATCAGGACCTGCTGCAGATGTTTATGCCCTTTGGGAATGTCGTGTCTGCCAAGGTTTTCATAGACAAGCAGACAAACCTGAGCAAGTGTTTTG GTTTTGTAAGTTACGACAATCCTGTTTCGGCTCAAGCTGCCATCCAGTCCATGAACGGCTTTCAGATTGGCATGAAGCGGCTTAAAGTGCAGCTCAAACGTTCGAAGAATGACAGCAAGCCCTACTGA
- the CELF1 gene encoding CUGBP Elav-like family member 1 isoform X2 has protein sequence MAAFKLDFLPEMMVDHCSLNSSPVSKKMNGTLDHPDQPDLDAIKMFVGQVPRTWSEKDLRELFEQYGAVYEINVLRDRSQNPPQSKGCCFVTFYTRKAALEAQNALHNMKVLPGMHHPIQMKPADSEKNNAVEDRKLFIGMISKKCTENDIRVMFSSFGQIEECRILRGPDGLSRGCAFVTFTTRAMAQTAIKAMHQAQTMEGCSSPMVVKFADTQKDKEQKRMAQQLQQQMQQISAASVWGNLAGLNTLGPQYLALLQQTASSGNLSTLSGLHPMGGLNAMQLQNLAALAAAASAAQNTPSGTNALTTSSSPLSVLTSSGSSPSSSSSSSVNPIASLGALQTLAGATAGLNVSSLAGMAALNGGLGSSGLSNGTGSTMEALTQAYSGIQQYAAAALPTLYNQNLLTQQSIGAAGSQKEGPEGANLFIYHLPQEFGDQDLLQMFMPFGNVVSAKVFIDKQTNLSKCFGFVSYDNPVSAQAAIQSMNGFQIGMKRLKVQLKRSKNDSKPY, from the exons ATGGCTGCGTTTAAGTTGGATTTCCTTCCAGAAATGATGGTGGATCATTGCTCTTTGAATTCCAGTCCTGT CTCAAAGAAAATGAACGGCACGCTGGACCACCCAGACCAACCAGATCTTGATGCTATCAAGATGTTTGTGGGCCAGGTTCCGAGGACCTGGTCTGAGAAGGACTTGAGGGAACTCTTTGAACAGTATGGTGCTGTCTATGAAATCAATGTCCTAAGGGATAGGAGCCAAAACCCCCCTCAGAGCAAAG gGTGCTGTTTTGTTACATTTTACACTCGCAAAGCTGCATTAGAAGCGCAGAATGCTCTTCACAACATGAAGGTCCTCCCAGGG ATGCATCATCCTATACAGATGAAGCCTGCCGACAGTGAGAAGAACAATG CAGTGGAAGACAGGAAGCTGTTTATTGGTATGATTTCCAAGAAGTGCACTGAAAATGACATCCGAGTCATGTTCTCTTCATTTGGACAGATTGAAGAATGCCGGATATTACGGGGACCTGATGGCCTGAGCCGAG GTTGTGCATTTGTGACTTTTACAACAAGAGCCATGGCACAGACGGCTATCAAGGCAATGCACCAAGCACAGACCATGGAG GGTTGCTCATCTCCCATGGTGGTAAAATTTGCTGATACGCAGAAGgacaaagaacagaagagaatGGCCCAGCAGCTCCAGCAGCAGATGCAGCAAATCAGCGCAGCATCTGTGTGGGGAAACCTTGCTGGTCTAAATACTCTTGGACCCCAGTATTTAGCA CTCCTTCAGCAGACTGCCTCCTCTGGGAACCTCAGCACCCTGAGCGGCCTCCACCCGATGGGAG GGTTAAATGCAATGCAGTTACAGAATTTGGCTGCTCTTGCCGCTGCAGCTAGTGCAGCTCAGAACACACCAAGTGGTACCAATGCTCTCACTACATCCAGCAGTCCCCTCAGCGTACTCACCAGTTCAG GGTCCTCACCGAGCTCTAGCAGCAGCAGCTCTGTCAACCCCATCGCCTCCCTGGGAGCCCTGCAGACATTAGCTGGAGCGACAGCGGGTCTCAATGTCAGCTCTTTGGCAG GGATGGCTGCTTTAAATGGTGGCCTAGGGAGCAGTGGCCTTTCCAATGGCACTGGGAGCACCATGGAGGCCCTCACACAGGCCTACTCGGGAATCCAGCAATATGCTGCTGCAGCGCTCCCCACTCTGTACAACCAGAACCTGTTGACACAGCAGAGTATTGGTGCTGCTGGAAGCCAGAAGGAAG GTCCAGAGGGAGCCAACCTGTTCATCTACCACCTGCCCCAGGAGTTTGGAGATCAGGACCTGCTGCAGATGTTTATGCCCTTTGGGAATGTCGTGTCTGCCAAGGTTTTCATAGACAAGCAGACAAACCTGAGCAAGTGTTTTG GTTTTGTAAGTTACGACAATCCTGTTTCGGCTCAAGCTGCCATCCAGTCCATGAACGGCTTTCAGATTGGCATGAAGCGGCTTAAAGTGCAGCTCAAACGTTCGAAGAATGACAGCAAGCCCTACTGA